GATCAGCGGGGCCCAGGACGCAGACCAGCGTCTGAAGGGCTTTCGTGGGCACGTTTTCCGGCGGCGGAGCAACAGGCGGCCGTGTTCTTTCACCATCGATCTTCTCGATACAGCAGGAAGAGAGAAACTTTGCAGCCAGAGCCAGCCTGCCGCTTTAAAGCCCGGGGTCCCGGCCCCTGGGTGACCCGCCGCGCCGGCGGGGCCGGACGgtcgcgcggcggcggcggcggcggcggcttgCACGCATCTGTGCCCGTCTGCCCAAGGGTTAACCGGTTCCCCTGCAGCTGCCGCGCGTGCCTTGCAGAATTTCACCAGAAGAGGGTATAGTTTGAAAAGCTCTTGACGTCAGGCTGGAATTCCTATTGTGTTTAGAAACGGCTCGGGCAAAGGAAGCCCAAGTTCGCTCTCCGCACACCTCGGCGAACTGCGTGGTTCCGGCAGCCGCGGGACGCGTCTCGCGCGGCGGGCGCACGAGGGGACCCGCTCGGCTCCGGGACCAGCCCGCCGCTGCCTGCGTGCTCGAGGGTGGAGGACTGTGCCCTTCGCCCACGAGGGGACCCCATTCCTGCAAGAGGCCGAGCCGAAGCGGCAGGTCGCGCCGCCCGGGAGCCGGGGTGAGTATTCCGGGCGAGGCCGGCGGCCGCGAAAGCCCCCCGCCGGTGCGTCCCGGCGCCCGGATGCCCGCCCGGAGCCCCGCCGCCGGGTGCATGCCTCACCCGCGGCGCGCCCCAGCCCGCTGCTGCCCGCTGTGATCGCCCTTCCAGGCAGGCGGGCGCCGGCCGGGCTTCCCCGAGAGCCGCGCACCGGTGGGATCCCccggcggtggcggcggcaggGCGCAGAGCCGAGGCCGCGCGGGCACACGCCGGGAGAATGGACGGGGCCGGGGATCGCAGCCTCCCGGAGCCGGGCAGCCAGGATTCCCGGGCGAACGACGACATCGAGATCGTCGTCAACGTGGGGGGCGTGCGGCAGGTGCTGTACGGAGACCTCCTCAGCCAGTACCCTGAGACCCGGCTGGCGGAGCTAATCAACTGCTTGGCGGGGGGCTACGacaccatcttctccctgtgcGACGACTACGACCCCGGAAAGCGCGAGTTCTACTTCGACAGGGACCCAGACGCGTTCAAGTGTGTCATTGAGGTGTACTATTTTGGGGAGGTCCACATGAAGAAGGGCATCTGCCCCATCTGCTTCAAGAACGAGATGGACTTCTGGAAGGTGGACCTCAAATTCCTGGACGACTGCTGCAAGAGCCACCTGAGCGAGAAGCGcgaggagctggaggagatcGCGCGCCGCGTGCAGCTCATCCTGGACGACCTGGGCGTGGACACGGCCGAAGGCCGCTGGCGGCGCTGCCAGAAGTGCGTCTGGAAGTTCCTGGAGAAGCCCGAGTCTTCGTGTCCCGCGCGGGTGGTGGCCGTGCTATCCTTCCTGCTCATTCTCATCTCGTCAGTGGTCATGTGCATGGGCACCATCCCCGAGCTGCAGGTGCTGGACGCCGAAGGCAACCGCGTGGAGCACCCGACGCTGGAGAACGTGGAGACGGCGTGCATCGGCTGGTTCACGCTGGAGTACCTGCTGCGCCTCTTCTCCTCGCCCAACAAGCTGCACTTCGCCCTGTCCTTCATGAACATCGTGGACGTGCTGGCCATCCTCCCCTTCTACGTTAGCCTCACGCTCACACACCTGGGCGCCCGCATGATGGAGCTGACCAACGTGCAGCAGGCGGTGCAGGCCCTGCGGATCATGCGCATCGCCCGCATCTTCAAGCTGGCCCGCCACTCTTCCGGCCTGCAGACTCTCACATACGCCCTCAAGCGCAGCTTCAAGGAACTGGGGCTGCTGCTCATGTACCTGGcggtgggcatctttgtcttctcCGCCCTGGGCTACACCATGGAGCAGAGTCACCCTGAGACCCTGTTTAAGAGCATCCCCCAGTCCTTCTGGTGGGCCATCATCACTATGACCACGGTCGGCTATGGTGACATCTACCCCAAGACCACGCTGGGCAAGCTCAACGCGGCCATCAGCTTCTTATGTGGGGTCATCGCGATTGCTCTGCCCATCCACCCCATTATCAACAACTTTGTCAGGTACTACAACAAGCAGCGAGTCCTGGAAACGGCTGCCAAGCATGAGCTGGAGCTGATGGAGCTTACCTCCAGCAGTGCGGGCGAGGGCAAGGCAGGGGGCTCCCGCGGTGACTTGGACAACCTCTCGCCAGAGCCCCCCGGGAAGGAGGTGCCAAGCTGGAGCAGCCGGCTGAAGATCTCCCACAGTGACACCTTCATCCCCCTGCTGACCGAGGAGAAGCACCATAGGACCCGGCTCCAGAGCTGCAAATGATGAGGGCCATCC
This sequence is a window from Camelus ferus isolate YT-003-E chromosome 15, BCGSAC_Cfer_1.0, whole genome shotgun sequence. Protein-coding genes within it:
- the KCNF1 gene encoding potassium voltage-gated channel subfamily F member 1 — its product is MDGAGDRSLPEPGSQDSRANDDIEIVVNVGGVRQVLYGDLLSQYPETRLAELINCLAGGYDTIFSLCDDYDPGKREFYFDRDPDAFKCVIEVYYFGEVHMKKGICPICFKNEMDFWKVDLKFLDDCCKSHLSEKREELEEIARRVQLILDDLGVDTAEGRWRRCQKCVWKFLEKPESSCPARVVAVLSFLLILISSVVMCMGTIPELQVLDAEGNRVEHPTLENVETACIGWFTLEYLLRLFSSPNKLHFALSFMNIVDVLAILPFYVSLTLTHLGARMMELTNVQQAVQALRIMRIARIFKLARHSSGLQTLTYALKRSFKELGLLLMYLAVGIFVFSALGYTMEQSHPETLFKSIPQSFWWAIITMTTVGYGDIYPKTTLGKLNAAISFLCGVIAIALPIHPIINNFVRYYNKQRVLETAAKHELELMELTSSSAGEGKAGGSRGDLDNLSPEPPGKEVPSWSSRLKISHSDTFIPLLTEEKHHRTRLQSCK